CCGCTGGCAAAAGCTCTGCTTGCCGGAAACTATGCGCCCGAAAGCGAAATCAGGGTGGAAGCCGACGGCGACAGACTGAAATTTGCCTGATTCGTTCCTGCTGTTGAAAATGCCGTCTGAAACGGGTATCTCCGTTTCAGACGGCATTTTTTATCAGAATCCTACTGATGGTAGGTTTGCAGGAATCTTGCCAGCCTGCCCACCGCCTCTTCAATCTGATGGACGTAAGGCAGCGTGACAATGCGGAAATGGTCGGGTTTGATCCAATTAAACCCCGTTCCCTGTACCAGCAGGACTTTTTCGCGCACCAGCAAATCGTAAACGAATTTCATATCATCGTGGATACGGTACATTTCGGTATCGATTTTTGGGAACATATACATCGCGCCCATCGGTTTGACGCAGGACACTCCAGGTATCTGGTTGACCAATTCCCACGCCCTGTTACGCTGTTCCAAAAGCCGCCCGCCGGGCAAGATGAATTCGTTAATGCTCTGATAGCCGCCCAATGCCGTCTGAATCGCATGCTGCATCGGCGTATTGGCACACAAGCGCATGGACGAGAGCATATCCAAACCCTCGATGTAACCTTTTGCGTGATGTTTCGGCCCGTTGAGCACCATCCAGCCTTGGCGGAATCCGGCTACACGGTAGGCTTTGGACAAACCGTTGAACGTTACCGTCAAAAGGTCGGGGGCAAGCGCGGCGATGTGGTGGTGAACCGCGCCGTCATAAAGGATTTTGTCGTAAATCTCGTCGGCAAAGATAATCAGACCGTG
Above is a window of Neisseria sp. Marseille-Q6792 DNA encoding:
- a CDS encoding pyridoxal phosphate-dependent aminotransferase, with amino-acid sequence MDKFPKSAKLDHVCYDIRGPVHKKALQLEEEGNKILKLNIGNPAPFGFEAPDEILVDVIRNLPTSQGYCDSKGLYSARKAIVHYYQTKGLRDITVNDVYIGNGVSELITMSMQALLDDGDEILIPAPDYPLWTAAATLAGGTVRHYLCDEENGWFPNLADMEAKITPKTKALVVINPNNPTGAVYSREILLEIAELARKHGLIIFADEIYDKILYDGAVHHHIAALAPDLLTVTFNGLSKAYRVAGFRQGWMVLNGPKHHAKGYIEGLDMLSSMRLCANTPMQHAIQTALGGYQSINEFILPGGRLLEQRNRAWELVNQIPGVSCVKPMGAMYMFPKIDTEMYRIHDDMKFVYDLLVREKVLLVQGTGFNWIKPDHFRIVTLPYVHQIEEAVGRLARFLQTYHQ